A stretch of the Bacillus sp. B-jedd genome encodes the following:
- the trmD gene encoding tRNA (guanosine(37)-N1)-methyltransferase TrmD, which translates to MKIDVLTLFPEMFDGVFGSSILKRAEEKKAVSYQVVNFRDYSDNKHKTVDDYPYGGGAGMVLKPQPIFDAVSALSESSQSRPRVILLCPQGERHTQKKAEELSAEEHLIFICGHYEGYDERIREIVTDEISIGDFILTGGELGAMVVVDSVVRLLPEVLGKEESHLKDSFSTGLLEHPHYTRPSDFRGLKVPDVLLSGNHKHVEEWRIKESLRRTWQRRPDLFEHMELEPLHKKWLEEIKKEAR; encoded by the coding sequence ATGAAAATTGATGTACTGACACTCTTTCCGGAAATGTTCGACGGAGTGTTTGGAAGCTCAATTTTGAAAAGAGCGGAGGAAAAAAAAGCCGTAAGTTATCAGGTCGTCAACTTCAGGGACTACTCGGACAATAAACACAAAACAGTTGATGATTACCCTTATGGCGGAGGGGCGGGCATGGTCCTCAAGCCCCAGCCGATTTTCGATGCCGTTTCAGCCCTAAGTGAAAGCTCCCAATCAAGGCCACGTGTCATCCTGCTATGCCCTCAGGGAGAGCGCCATACCCAAAAAAAGGCGGAGGAACTTTCTGCTGAAGAGCATCTAATCTTTATTTGCGGCCACTACGAGGGATACGATGAACGTATCAGGGAGATCGTGACAGACGAAATTTCGATTGGCGATTTCATCCTGACTGGCGGAGAGCTTGGCGCGATGGTTGTCGTTGACAGCGTGGTCCGCCTCCTTCCCGAAGTGCTGGGAAAGGAAGAATCCCATTTGAAGGATTCATTCAGCACAGGCTTGCTTGAGCATCCGCACTATACGAGGCCATCTGATTTCAGGGGACTGAAGGTGCCGGATGTCCTTCTGTCAGGGAATCACAAACATGTCGAGGAATGGCGCATAAAGGAGTCACTCCGCAGGACATGGCAGCGCAGGCCGGATCTTTTTGAACATATGGAGCTTGAACCATTGCATAAAAAATGGCTTGAGGAAATCAAAAAAGAAGCCAGGTAG
- the rplS gene encoding 50S ribosomal protein L19, protein MQQLINDITKEQLRTDLPAFRPGDTVRVHVKVVEGTRERIQLFEGVVIKRRGGGISETFTVRKISYGVGVERTFPVHTPKIAKLEVIRRGKVRRAKLYYLRKLRGKKARIKEIR, encoded by the coding sequence ATGCAACAACTAATCAATGATATCACAAAAGAACAGCTTCGCACGGATCTTCCTGCGTTCCGCCCTGGTGACACAGTACGTGTACACGTAAAGGTTGTCGAAGGAACCCGCGAGCGTATCCAGCTGTTTGAAGGTGTAGTGATTAAGCGTCGTGGTGGTGGAATCAGCGAAACTTTTACTGTCCGTAAAATTTCTTATGGAGTAGGCGTTGAGCGTACTTTCCCTGTCCACACACCTAAAATTGCGAAATTGGAAGTAATCCGCCGCGGTAAAGTCCGCCGTGCGAAGCTTTACTACCTGCGCAAACTACGCGGCAAAAAAGCCCGTATCAAAGAAATTCGATAA
- the lepB gene encoding signal peptidase I has protein sequence MTKKKNEVWEWTKALLVAVALAAVIRYFLFAPIVVDGQSMMPTLKHQDRMIVNKFSYQVGEPERFDIIVFHAPEQKDYIKRVIGLPGDHIEYKDDTLYVNGKAYKEPYLDEYKKMVVDGPLTDPFTLEEKIGRKTVPEGELFVMGDNRRYSKDSRHIGTIPMNKVLGKTNVVYWPIEDMRVVKPDESTK, from the coding sequence ATGACAAAAAAGAAAAATGAAGTATGGGAATGGACTAAAGCACTGCTTGTCGCTGTCGCGCTGGCTGCAGTCATCCGCTATTTCCTTTTTGCCCCGATCGTTGTGGATGGGCAATCCATGATGCCGACCCTGAAGCACCAGGACAGGATGATTGTAAATAAATTCAGCTACCAGGTTGGCGAACCAGAACGTTTCGATATTATTGTCTTCCATGCCCCGGAACAAAAGGATTATATCAAAAGAGTCATTGGGCTTCCCGGGGATCATATAGAATATAAAGATGACACACTCTACGTTAACGGCAAGGCGTATAAAGAGCCTTATTTGGATGAATATAAGAAAATGGTGGTTGATGGGCCTCTGACAGATCCGTTTACTTTGGAAGAAAAAATTGGCAGGAAAACAGTGCCTGAAGGTGAATTGTTCGTAATGGGCGATAACCGCAGATATTCTAAAGACAGCAGGCATATCGGAACCATCCCGATGAATAAGGTTCTTGGGAAAACGAACGTCGTCTATTGGCCGATTGAGGACATGCGCGTAGTTAAGCCTGACGAATCAACAAAATAA
- the ylqF gene encoding ribosome biogenesis GTPase YlqF, with protein sequence MTIQWFPGHMAKARREVTEKLKLVDIIIELIDARIPYSSRNPMIDEIIQHKPRLVLLNKADMADKEATKAWIRHFADQGIRALAINAQAGEGLKEITSASHEILKEKFDRLKAKGVNPRAIRAMIVGIPNVGKSTIINRLAKKNIAKTGNTPGVTKAQQWIKVGKELELLDTPGILWPKFEDQEVGRKLAITGAIKDTLLNLQDLALYGLKFLENKYPERLKERFQLESLPEDPVELFEHIGRLRGALGGGGVVDYDKVAELVVREIRSEKFGSLTFEWPKDLYEETESEI encoded by the coding sequence ATGACCATCCAATGGTTTCCGGGCCACATGGCAAAAGCCCGCAGGGAAGTCACAGAAAAACTTAAGCTTGTAGATATTATCATTGAATTGATTGATGCGAGAATCCCTTATTCATCTAGGAATCCGATGATTGATGAAATAATCCAGCATAAACCAAGGCTAGTCCTGCTCAATAAGGCGGATATGGCCGACAAGGAAGCGACGAAGGCATGGATCCGCCATTTTGCGGATCAAGGCATAAGGGCTTTGGCAATTAACGCACAGGCCGGCGAGGGGCTGAAAGAAATCACGTCAGCCTCGCATGAAATATTAAAAGAGAAGTTCGACCGCCTTAAAGCAAAAGGAGTCAACCCCAGAGCTATTCGCGCGATGATTGTCGGCATACCGAATGTTGGTAAATCAACAATCATAAACAGGCTTGCCAAAAAGAATATCGCCAAGACTGGCAATACCCCCGGAGTCACAAAAGCACAGCAGTGGATCAAGGTTGGCAAAGAGCTTGAACTTCTTGATACACCAGGAATTTTATGGCCAAAATTCGAAGACCAGGAAGTTGGAAGAAAGCTAGCCATCACTGGGGCGATTAAGGATACACTATTGAATTTGCAGGATCTTGCCCTATATGGACTGAAATTCCTGGAGAATAAGTATCCAGAGCGCCTTAAGGAGCGCTTCCAGCTCGAATCCTTGCCTGAAGACCCGGTGGAACTGTTCGAGCATATCGGCCGGCTCAGAGGCGCCCTTGGCGGAGGCGGTGTTGTCGATTACGATAAAGTAGCCGAACTTGTCGTCAGGGAGATCAGGTCAGAGAAGTTTGGATCACTTACATTTGAATGGCCAAAGGATTTATACGAAGAAACTGAATCTGAAATCTAA
- a CDS encoding ribonuclease HII gives MDKLSIREIEGLLALKNDEKDPFILEAEKDGRKGVQRLLQKWKKDRAAEKRLKEKFYKMTAFERDARNSGYTLIAGIDEAGRGPLAGPVVAAAVILPENFFLPGLDDSKKLPAKKREEYEIAIKNEAVSFGIAFVSAEEIDELNIYQATIKAMHAASAALKPVPDYLLVDAVKLDTPFPCEPIIKGDAKSVSIAAASILAKNARDRYMVDLAAKYPYYGFEKNMGYGTREHLEAIEKYGATPIHRTSFAPLKPVEESNKA, from the coding sequence ATGGATAAACTGAGCATTCGGGAAATTGAAGGGCTGCTTGCATTGAAAAATGATGAAAAGGACCCGTTCATTCTGGAAGCGGAAAAAGATGGCCGAAAAGGAGTCCAAAGACTCTTGCAAAAATGGAAGAAAGACAGGGCGGCTGAAAAAAGGCTGAAAGAGAAATTTTACAAAATGACAGCCTTTGAGAGGGATGCGAGAAATAGCGGCTATACGCTAATTGCGGGAATCGACGAAGCTGGGCGTGGCCCGCTTGCTGGCCCGGTAGTTGCGGCTGCTGTTATTCTGCCTGAAAATTTCTTTTTGCCCGGTCTCGACGACTCGAAAAAATTGCCGGCCAAAAAACGGGAAGAATACGAGATAGCCATCAAAAACGAAGCGGTTTCCTTCGGTATTGCCTTTGTGAGCGCAGAAGAAATTGATGAACTGAATATTTATCAGGCAACAATCAAGGCGATGCATGCGGCTTCTGCGGCGCTTAAGCCAGTGCCGGATTATTTGCTCGTTGATGCCGTCAAGCTTGATACGCCGTTCCCGTGTGAACCAATCATTAAAGGGGATGCAAAAAGCGTATCGATTGCTGCCGCATCGATTCTGGCAAAAAACGCTCGGGACAGATACATGGTTGATTTGGCCGCGAAATATCCTTATTACGGTTTTGAAAAAAACATGGGCTATGGGACGAGAGAACATCTGGAAGCGATAGAAAAATATGGCGCGACACCCATTCACAGGACCTCGTTCGCCCCTTTAAAACCTGTAGAGGAATCTAACAAAGCATAA
- the sucC gene encoding ADP-forming succinate--CoA ligase subunit beta, which translates to MNIHEYQGKEILRKYGVTVPNGKVAFTVEEAVEAARELGTQVCVVKAQIHAGGRGKAGGVKVAKNLDEVRTYANEILGKTLVTHQTGPEGKEVKRLLIEEGCDIKKEYYIGLVLDRATSRVVLMASEEGGTEIEEVAEKTPEKIFKEEIDPVIGLQPFQARRIAFNINIPKELVNQAVKFMLSLYQAYIEKDCSIAEINPLVVTGDGKVMALDAKLNFDSNALYRQKDVLEMRDLEEEDPKEIEASKYDLSYIALDGNIGCMVNGAGLAMATMDIVKHYGGDPANFLDVGGGATAEKVTEAFKIILSDPKVKGIFVNIFGGIMKCDVIATGVVEAAKQVGLEVPLVVRLEGTNVELGKQILNESGLNIVAAESMADGAEKIVSLVK; encoded by the coding sequence ATGAATATCCACGAGTATCAGGGGAAAGAAATACTCAGGAAATATGGGGTAACTGTCCCTAATGGAAAAGTGGCGTTCACGGTTGAGGAAGCGGTCGAAGCAGCCCGTGAGCTTGGAACACAAGTTTGTGTCGTGAAAGCACAGATCCATGCTGGCGGCAGGGGGAAAGCCGGCGGGGTTAAAGTTGCCAAAAATCTCGATGAAGTACGTACATATGCAAATGAAATTCTTGGCAAAACGCTGGTAACTCATCAGACCGGCCCTGAAGGAAAAGAAGTAAAGCGCCTTTTGATAGAAGAGGGCTGTGATATTAAAAAGGAATACTATATCGGCCTTGTTTTAGACAGGGCTACTTCGCGTGTAGTCCTGATGGCTTCCGAAGAAGGCGGAACGGAAATCGAAGAAGTAGCAGAAAAGACGCCTGAAAAGATTTTCAAGGAAGAAATCGACCCTGTCATCGGCCTACAGCCTTTCCAGGCGCGCCGTATTGCCTTCAATATCAACATCCCGAAAGAGCTTGTGAACCAAGCCGTCAAGTTTATGCTGAGCCTGTATCAGGCTTATATTGAAAAGGATTGTTCCATTGCGGAAATCAACCCACTGGTTGTCACCGGGGACGGAAAAGTCATGGCGCTCGATGCGAAGCTTAACTTCGATTCTAACGCGCTATACCGCCAGAAAGATGTTCTGGAAATGCGTGACCTCGAGGAAGAAGATCCAAAGGAAATCGAAGCATCCAAATATGACCTCAGCTACATTGCGCTTGATGGGAATATCGGCTGCATGGTAAACGGTGCCGGCCTTGCGATGGCGACTATGGACATCGTCAAGCATTATGGCGGCGATCCCGCGAACTTCCTGGATGTTGGCGGCGGCGCAACTGCTGAAAAAGTTACCGAAGCGTTCAAAATCATTCTTTCCGATCCAAAAGTAAAAGGGATATTTGTCAATATTTTTGGCGGCATCATGAAGTGTGATGTCATCGCGACAGGTGTCGTCGAGGCAGCCAAGCAGGTAGGCCTGGAAGTGCCGCTTGTTGTCCGTCTTGAAGGAACGAATGTGGAACTTGGCAAGCAAATCCTGAACGAATCCGGCCTGAATATCGTTGCCGCTGAATCCATGGCAGACGGGGCCGAGAAGATCGTTTCCTTGGTGAAATAA
- the sucD gene encoding succinate--CoA ligase subunit alpha has translation MSVFINKDTKVIVQGITGSTALFHTKQMLEYGTKIVGGTSPGKGGQEVEGVPVFNTVREAVEKTGANASVIYVPAPFAADAIIEAVDAELDLAICITEHIPVLDMVKVKRYMEGKKTRLVGPNCPGVITADECKIGIMPGYIHTKGHVGVVSRSGTLTYEAVHQLTQSGIGQTTAVGIGGDPVNGTNFIDVLKAFNEDPETYAVIMIGEIGGTAEEEAAEWVKANMTKPVVGFIGGRTAPPGKRMGHAGAIISGGKGTADEKIRVMNECGIKVAATPAVMGETLIEVLKEKGLYEKCKTH, from the coding sequence GTGAGCGTTTTTATCAATAAAGACACAAAAGTCATTGTCCAGGGGATCACTGGTTCAACAGCACTTTTCCATACAAAGCAAATGCTTGAATACGGCACGAAAATCGTCGGCGGCACATCGCCGGGCAAGGGCGGCCAGGAAGTGGAAGGCGTTCCTGTTTTCAACACTGTCCGTGAAGCGGTTGAAAAAACAGGCGCTAACGCGTCCGTCATTTATGTACCGGCTCCGTTTGCGGCAGATGCGATCATTGAAGCGGTCGATGCAGAATTGGATCTTGCCATCTGTATCACAGAGCACATCCCAGTCCTTGACATGGTTAAAGTCAAGCGTTACATGGAAGGGAAGAAAACCCGCCTTGTCGGACCGAACTGCCCGGGAGTGATTACCGCTGATGAATGCAAGATCGGTATCATGCCTGGCTATATCCATACAAAAGGCCATGTGGGTGTTGTTTCCCGCTCCGGAACACTTACCTATGAGGCTGTCCACCAGCTTACTCAGTCTGGCATCGGCCAGACAACTGCTGTCGGTATTGGCGGGGACCCTGTCAACGGCACGAATTTTATCGATGTTTTGAAAGCCTTCAACGAAGACCCTGAAACATACGCGGTTATCATGATTGGTGAAATCGGCGGTACTGCGGAAGAAGAAGCTGCCGAGTGGGTTAAGGCCAATATGACGAAGCCTGTTGTAGGATTCATTGGCGGCCGTACTGCACCTCCAGGCAAGCGGATGGGCCATGCTGGCGCGATTATTTCCGGAGGCAAGGGAACGGCTGATGAAAAAATCCGCGTCATGAATGAATGCGGCATCAAAGTGGCTGCCACTCCTGCGGTCATGGGCGAAACCCTTATTGAAGTATTAAAGGAAAAAGGCCTTTACGAGAAATGTAAAACTCATTAA
- the dprA gene encoding DNA-processing protein DprA, protein MEPHRQKLIELIHYPGATWNSIASAMKEELLPEMHPDNPLTCNLNTLKTPSKKVSTTLQKEKLSTLLHHYAASKISIITIFDPDYPFWLRNIYQPPWALFAQGDLSLLQKEPKLAVVGSRQASPYGKNAIRLMFPALIEKGIVIVSGLAKGIDAVAHECAMKNGGRTIAVIAGGLYHVYPEENHHLYREMAKSQLVLSEFPPDTKPARWHFPMRNRIISGLCVGTFVVEAKQKSGSLITANYAMNEGREVFALPGSVFNPFSTGTNEFIQHGAKMVTKAEDILEEIPF, encoded by the coding sequence ATGGAGCCGCATCGCCAAAAACTGATAGAGCTTATTCATTATCCCGGCGCGACTTGGAATTCAATCGCATCGGCAATGAAAGAAGAACTGCTTCCTGAAATGCACCCCGATAATCCGTTAACATGCAATTTAAATACTTTAAAAACTCCTTCAAAAAAAGTCTCCACAACTCTTCAAAAAGAAAAACTCTCCACACTTCTCCATCACTATGCAGCAAGTAAAATCTCCATTATAACTATTTTTGATCCCGACTACCCTTTTTGGCTTAGGAATATTTATCAGCCGCCATGGGCTCTCTTTGCCCAAGGCGACCTTTCTTTATTGCAAAAGGAACCGAAGCTTGCTGTCGTCGGCTCCCGCCAGGCGAGTCCCTACGGAAAAAACGCGATCAGACTCATGTTTCCCGCGCTTATTGAGAAGGGAATTGTTATTGTGAGCGGCCTTGCAAAAGGGATAGATGCGGTCGCCCATGAATGCGCCATGAAGAATGGAGGCAGAACAATTGCAGTGATAGCAGGCGGCTTGTATCATGTATATCCGGAAGAGAACCATCATCTTTACAGGGAAATGGCGAAAAGCCAGCTCGTCCTGTCTGAATTTCCTCCCGACACAAAGCCTGCCCGCTGGCATTTCCCAATGCGCAACAGGATCATCAGCGGGCTATGTGTGGGCACATTCGTCGTGGAGGCAAAACAGAAAAGCGGCTCGCTTATTACGGCAAACTATGCTATGAATGAAGGCCGGGAGGTGTTTGCCCTTCCGGGAAGTGTTTTTAATCCTTTTTCGACCGGGACGAATGAATTTATCCAGCATGGGGCAAAAATGGTGACGAAAGCGGAGGATATACTTGAAGAAATCCCGTTTTAA
- the topA gene encoding type I DNA topoisomerase, which produces MAEFLVIVESPAKAKTIERYLGKKYKVKASMGHVIDLPKSQMGVDIENNFDVKYITIRGKGPVLKELKTAAKKAKKVYLAADPDREGEAIAWHLAHSLDVDVNSDCRVVFNEITKDAIKESFKHPRAINTDLVDAQQARRVLDRLVGYNISPLLWKKVKKGLSAGRVQSVAVRLIIDREKEIKEFVPEEYWTITGNFMKGKDEFEAFFYGVDGERKELHSEQDVNDVLKGISGDKFKVATVTKKERRRNPAPPFTTSSLQQEAARKLNFRAKKTMMLAQQLYEGIDLGKEGTVGLITYMRTDSTRVSEVAQAEAKNYITSAFGEKFLKEEAGKEKKQANSQDAHEAVRPTSAFKDPSSLKEFLTRDQLRLYKLIWDRFLASQMAQAVMDTMSVDLVNGKVTFRATGSKIKFPGFMKLYVEGTDDQVEEKDRMLPDLKEGDEVKNADLEQKQHFTQPPPRYTEARLVKTLEELGIGRPSTYAPTLDTIQKRGYVALDNKRFIPTELGEIVIELMIEFFPEILDVDFTAKMEQNLDDIEDGKMAWVEIISDFYQDFEKRLKKAEEEMQEVEIKDEPAGEDCENCGSPMVFKMGRFGKFMACSNFPECRNTKAIVKDIGVTCPKCEKGHVIERKSKKRRIFYGCDRFPECDFLSWDKPLARSCPKCESVLIEKKLKKGVQVQCSSCDYKEEQQS; this is translated from the coding sequence ATGGCAGAATTTCTTGTCATCGTAGAATCACCCGCAAAAGCAAAGACGATTGAGCGGTATTTGGGCAAAAAATATAAAGTAAAAGCGTCCATGGGCCATGTGATTGATTTGCCCAAAAGTCAAATGGGCGTTGATATAGAAAATAATTTTGACGTGAAGTATATTACCATCCGGGGTAAGGGCCCTGTCCTGAAGGAATTGAAAACAGCCGCTAAAAAGGCGAAGAAAGTCTATCTTGCAGCTGACCCCGACAGAGAAGGGGAAGCAATCGCCTGGCATTTGGCCCACAGCCTTGATGTGGATGTCAATTCCGATTGCCGGGTTGTTTTCAATGAAATAACAAAGGATGCGATTAAAGAATCCTTTAAACACCCACGGGCTATCAATACTGATTTGGTAGATGCCCAGCAGGCAAGGCGGGTGCTTGACAGGCTGGTCGGCTACAATATTAGCCCGCTGCTGTGGAAAAAGGTTAAGAAAGGCCTTTCCGCTGGCAGGGTACAGTCTGTTGCTGTGCGATTGATTATTGACCGCGAAAAAGAAATTAAGGAATTTGTACCGGAAGAATACTGGACGATTACCGGAAACTTCATGAAAGGAAAGGATGAGTTCGAAGCATTCTTTTATGGAGTGGACGGCGAACGAAAAGAGCTTCATTCCGAGCAGGATGTAAACGATGTGCTTAAAGGCATCAGCGGCGACAAATTTAAAGTAGCCACTGTAACGAAGAAGGAGCGAAGAAGGAATCCGGCTCCGCCATTCACCACTTCTTCCCTTCAGCAGGAGGCAGCGAGGAAGCTGAATTTCAGGGCAAAGAAAACGATGATGCTCGCCCAGCAGCTTTATGAGGGAATTGACCTCGGAAAAGAAGGGACAGTCGGTCTGATTACCTATATGAGGACGGATTCAACCAGGGTTTCCGAAGTGGCCCAGGCGGAAGCGAAAAATTACATCACATCCGCTTTTGGCGAAAAGTTTTTGAAAGAAGAGGCCGGCAAGGAGAAGAAACAGGCGAATTCGCAGGATGCCCACGAGGCGGTCCGGCCGACAAGCGCCTTCAAGGATCCAAGCTCGTTAAAAGAGTTTTTGACGAGGGACCAACTAAGGCTATATAAATTGATTTGGGATCGGTTCCTGGCCAGCCAGATGGCTCAGGCTGTTATGGATACGATGAGTGTGGACCTGGTAAATGGGAAAGTGACCTTCCGCGCGACTGGTTCAAAAATAAAATTCCCCGGTTTCATGAAACTTTACGTTGAAGGAACCGATGACCAGGTGGAGGAAAAGGATCGGATGCTCCCTGACCTGAAGGAAGGCGATGAAGTGAAAAATGCCGACCTGGAGCAAAAGCAGCATTTTACACAGCCGCCTCCTAGATACACGGAAGCCCGCCTTGTCAAAACACTTGAAGAACTTGGAATAGGGCGCCCTTCAACCTATGCGCCGACTCTTGATACAATCCAAAAGCGCGGTTATGTCGCACTTGATAATAAAAGATTTATTCCTACAGAACTTGGGGAAATCGTCATTGAACTCATGATAGAATTTTTCCCGGAAATTCTCGATGTCGATTTTACTGCCAAAATGGAACAGAATCTGGATGACATTGAAGATGGGAAAATGGCATGGGTGGAAATCATCAGCGATTTTTACCAGGACTTCGAAAAGCGCCTTAAAAAGGCGGAGGAAGAAATGCAGGAAGTCGAAATTAAAGATGAGCCTGCAGGGGAAGATTGTGAAAATTGCGGAAGCCCAATGGTCTTTAAAATGGGCAGGTTCGGCAAATTCATGGCCTGTAGCAACTTTCCGGAATGCCGGAACACTAAGGCCATCGTGAAAGATATCGGCGTGACATGCCCGAAGTGTGAGAAGGGTCATGTAATTGAACGCAAAAGCAAGAAGAGGCGGATTTTCTACGGCTGTGACCGCTTTCCGGAATGTGATTTCCTTTCCTGGGATAAGCCGCTGGCAAGAAGCTGTCCGAAATGCGAAAGTGTTTTGATTGAGAAGAAGCTGAAAAAAGGTGTTCAGGTACAGTGTTCCTCCTGTGACTATAAGGAAGAGCAGCAAAGCTAG
- the trmFO gene encoding FADH(2)-oxidizing methylenetetrahydrofolate--tRNA-(uracil(54)-C(5))-methyltransferase TrmFO, producing MNDTVVNVIGAGLAGSEAAWQIAKRGIKVRLYEMRPVRQTPAHHTDKFAELVCSNSLRANTLTNAVGVLKEEMRILDSVIISSADHCAVPAGGALAVDRHEFAGRVTELVKNHPNVTVINEEVAEIPEGITIIATGPLTSPSLSARLKELTGEEYLYFYDAAAPIIEKESIDMEKVYLKSRYDKGEAAYLNCPMNEEEFDRFYEALISAETVPLKEFEKEVFFEGCMPLEVMAQRGKKTMLFGPMKPVGLEDPRTGKRPFAVVQLRQDDAAGTLYNIVGFQTHLKWGPQKEVLQLIPGLENAEIVRYGVMHRNTFINSPRVLAPTYQFREKRDLFFAGQMTGVEGYVESAASGLIAGINAARLATGQEPLEFPLETAMGGMAYYITHTNPDNFQPMNANFGLFPELPQRIKGKQERNQQHANRALETIQKFVKCL from the coding sequence ATGAATGATACTGTTGTAAACGTTATAGGTGCGGGGCTTGCAGGCAGTGAGGCTGCATGGCAGATCGCCAAAAGAGGGATAAAGGTTCGCTTATATGAAATGAGGCCGGTCAGACAGACGCCGGCCCATCATACAGATAAATTTGCCGAGTTGGTGTGCAGCAATTCCTTGAGGGCGAATACACTTACGAATGCGGTCGGCGTTCTAAAGGAAGAAATGAGAATCCTTGATTCGGTAATTATTTCTTCAGCAGATCATTGCGCCGTACCCGCCGGGGGCGCTCTTGCGGTCGATCGGCATGAATTCGCAGGCAGGGTGACGGAGCTTGTGAAAAATCATCCGAATGTAACGGTTATTAATGAAGAAGTGGCCGAGATTCCTGAAGGAATTACCATTATTGCGACAGGGCCGCTGACAAGCCCTTCCCTATCAGCACGCCTGAAGGAACTGACGGGTGAGGAATATTTGTATTTTTATGATGCCGCCGCACCTATCATTGAAAAAGAGAGCATAGATATGGAAAAGGTGTATCTAAAATCCCGTTATGATAAAGGGGAAGCGGCCTATCTGAATTGTCCGATGAATGAGGAAGAATTTGACCGTTTTTATGAGGCGCTGATTTCCGCTGAAACCGTCCCTCTAAAGGAATTTGAAAAGGAAGTGTTTTTTGAGGGGTGCATGCCACTCGAAGTCATGGCCCAAAGAGGCAAGAAGACGATGCTGTTTGGCCCAATGAAGCCAGTTGGACTAGAAGACCCGCGTACAGGGAAACGGCCTTTTGCCGTTGTGCAGCTTCGTCAGGATGACGCCGCGGGCACTCTTTACAATATTGTCGGATTTCAGACACATTTAAAATGGGGTCCGCAAAAGGAAGTCCTCCAGCTTATTCCGGGCCTTGAAAACGCAGAAATCGTCCGTTATGGTGTCATGCATCGGAACACTTTTATCAATTCCCCAAGGGTATTGGCTCCGACATATCAGTTCAGGGAAAAACGGGATTTGTTTTTTGCCGGGCAAATGACAGGTGTCGAGGGATATGTGGAATCGGCAGCAAGTGGCCTGATTGCCGGAATCAATGCAGCGAGACTAGCAACGGGGCAGGAGCCGCTTGAATTCCCACTGGAAACTGCAATGGGAGGCATGGCCTACTATATAACACACACGAATCCTGATAATTTTCAGCCAATGAATGCGAATTTTGGGCTTTTTCCTGAATTGCCGCAAAGGATAAAAGGAAAACAGGAACGGAATCAGCAGCATGCAAACAGAGCGCTGGAAACAATTCAGAAATTTGTGAAATGTTTGTAA
- the xerC gene encoding tyrosine recombinase XerC has translation MSNVNVCLKLFLEYLQIEKNSSQYTIEHYQYAIVEFFEVMAEQGIENVEDVQYHDARLYLTRLFELKQARKTISRKISSLRSFYRFLLRENKIKDNPFSLVVLPKSEKRLPGFFYEDELEILFQSCKTDTPLGQRNLAILELLYATGIRVSECSGITVRDMDFFLSTVLVKGKGSRERYVPFGTKAAKAIMFYMENGRKLLLEGKPNQEALFLNSRGGPLTPRGIRLILDKMIEQTSLTGKIHPHKLRHTFATHLLNNGADMRTVQELLGHAFLSSTQIYTHVTNEKLKKTYMAHHPRA, from the coding sequence TTGTCAAATGTGAACGTTTGTTTAAAGTTATTTCTTGAATATTTACAAATTGAGAAAAATTCCTCACAATATACAATTGAACATTATCAATATGCAATTGTTGAATTCTTTGAAGTGATGGCAGAGCAGGGGATTGAAAATGTGGAGGACGTCCAATATCATGATGCCCGCCTATACCTAACCCGATTATTCGAGTTAAAGCAGGCAAGGAAAACGATATCGAGGAAAATTTCCAGCCTTCGCAGTTTTTACAGATTCCTGCTCAGGGAAAACAAAATAAAGGATAATCCCTTTTCCCTGGTTGTCCTGCCAAAAAGCGAGAAAAGGCTTCCGGGATTTTTTTATGAGGATGAACTTGAAATACTGTTCCAATCATGCAAAACAGACACCCCTTTGGGCCAGAGGAATCTAGCGATCCTCGAACTCCTTTATGCAACAGGGATCCGGGTTAGTGAATGTTCCGGTATAACCGTCAGGGATATGGACTTTTTCCTTTCCACCGTTTTGGTTAAGGGGAAGGGCAGCAGGGAAAGGTATGTGCCTTTTGGCACAAAGGCTGCCAAAGCCATTATGTTTTATATGGAAAATGGGAGGAAACTGCTTCTTGAGGGGAAGCCCAATCAGGAAGCCTTGTTCCTAAATAGCCGGGGAGGCCCTTTGACGCCAAGAGGGATCAGGTTGATTTTGGATAAAATGATTGAACAGACATCCCTGACAGGAAAAATCCATCCCCATAAGCTTAGGCATACTTTCGCCACTCATCTTCTGAATAACGGGGCAGATATGCGAACAGTTCAGGAACTGCTTGGCCATGCGTTTTTGTCTTCAACCCAAATTTATACGCATGTCACAAACGAGAAATTGAAAAAAACATATATGGCCCATCATCCAAGGGCATAA